The following are encoded together in the Arcobacter sp. F2176 genome:
- a CDS encoding acetylornithine transaminase, translating to MNENNYLLPLYNRLDVSFVKGKNSILYDEKGRDYVDFSSGIGVNSLGYCDKKVVKTITKQANKILHTSNIYHIKSQEKCVKKIVTLSTYDMQCYFCNSGAEANESAIKLARKYGNTAFCKTKYKIITIKNSFHGRTIATLKATAQEEKHKYFGPYPDGFVYADNINEAINLIDDDTVAVMLELIQGEGGIFMQDKEQVKKLSEVLKKKKLLLIIDEVQTGVYRSGEFLMSHHYEIRPNIITLAKGLATGVPIGLMMTDLRNVLKQGDHGSTFGGNHLSTTVSIKVLNILEKYKNSGKLESNIKYFNDYLDYFIERYPSLFLSKNGFGFMLGLKLKDGTKLNEIVKLSLKQGVLVLKSGKDIVRFLPPLNISKKEIKMGFKRFEKVVTKLKGKNI from the coding sequence ATGAACGAAAACAATTATTTATTGCCATTATATAATAGATTAGATGTCTCATTTGTAAAAGGTAAGAATTCTATTTTATATGATGAAAAAGGGAGAGATTATGTTGATTTTTCTTCTGGAATTGGTGTGAATAGTTTGGGTTATTGTGATAAAAAAGTTGTTAAAACGATAACTAAACAAGCCAATAAAATTTTACACACATCAAATATTTACCATATAAAGTCACAAGAAAAATGTGTGAAAAAAATAGTTACATTAAGCACCTATGATATGCAGTGTTATTTTTGTAATAGTGGTGCAGAAGCAAATGAAAGTGCCATTAAACTGGCTCGAAAATATGGAAATACAGCTTTTTGTAAAACAAAGTATAAAATTATAACTATTAAAAACTCGTTTCATGGAAGAACAATAGCAACTTTAAAAGCAACAGCACAAGAGGAAAAACATAAATATTTTGGACCTTATCCTGATGGATTTGTTTATGCTGATAATATAAATGAGGCGATAAACTTAATAGATGATGACACTGTTGCAGTTATGCTTGAACTGATTCAAGGGGAAGGCGGCATTTTTATGCAAGATAAAGAGCAAGTAAAAAAGTTAAGTGAGGTATTGAAAAAAAAGAAATTATTATTGATAATAGATGAAGTTCAAACAGGTGTTTATAGAAGTGGAGAATTTCTAATGTCACATCATTATGAGATTAGACCAAATATTATAACTTTAGCAAAAGGCTTAGCAACAGGAGTTCCAATAGGGCTGATGATGACAGATTTAAGAAATGTTTTAAAGCAAGGTGATCATGGTTCAACTTTTGGAGGAAATCATCTTTCGACAACCGTGTCAATTAAGGTTTTAAATATTTTAGAAAAATATAAAAATAGTGGAAAACTTGAATCAAACATTAAATACTTTAATGATTATTTAGACTACTTTATAGAAAGATATCCATCTTTGTTTTTATCAAAAAATGGCTTTGGTTTTATGCTTGGACTCAAACTTAAAGATGGAACAAAGCTCAATGAGATTGTAAAGTTATCTTTAAAGCAGGGTGTTTTAGTACTAAAATCAGGAAAGGATATTGTTCGATTTTTGCCACCATTGAATATATCAAAAAAAGAGATAAAAATGGGATTTAAAAGATTTGAAAAGGTTGTAACAAAATTGAAAGGAAAAAATATATGA
- a CDS encoding pyridoxamine 5'-phosphate oxidase family protein, which yields MRHRTKTHLLTQEEVEKLFIRAEVGRIGSFGKDGYPYIVPMHFVWHNQKIYLHGLPKGEKIDNIKLNPNVCFEIDEMISLLYDGVENPCDVNTEFNSIILQGHATIVEDFDEKKIALLKIVEKFTPHLKNKELPLNMINGTAVIGIDVMKCVGRYYK from the coding sequence ATGAGACATAGAACAAAAACACATTTACTTACACAAGAAGAAGTTGAAAAGTTATTTATACGAGCTGAAGTTGGTCGTATTGGGAGTTTTGGAAAGGATGGTTATCCTTATATTGTACCTATGCATTTCGTATGGCATAATCAAAAGATATATTTACATGGATTACCAAAAGGAGAAAAAATTGATAATATAAAATTAAATCCAAATGTATGTTTTGAGATAGATGAAATGATATCTTTATTATATGATGGAGTGGAAAATCCATGTGATGTAAATACTGAATTTAATAGCATAATTTTACAAGGACACGCAACTATTGTTGAGGATTTTGATGAAAAGAAAATAGCACTTTTAAAAATAGTGGAAAAATTTACACCTCATTTAAAAAATAAAGAATTACCTCTAAATATGATAAATGGTACAGCAGTTATTGGAATAGATGTTATGAAATGTGTAGGAAGATATTATAAATAA